The Ramlibacter pinisoli genome has a segment encoding these proteins:
- the rpsL gene encoding 30S ribosomal protein S12 produces the protein MPTINQLVRQGREVEKTKSKSPAMQNSPQRRGVCTRVYTTTPKKPNSALRKVAKVRLTNGFEVISYIGGEGHNLQEHSVVLVRGGRVKDLPGVRYHIVRGSLDLQGVKDRKQSRSKYGAKRPKKA, from the coding sequence ATGCCAACCATCAATCAACTAGTGCGTCAGGGGCGGGAGGTCGAAAAGACCAAGTCCAAGTCCCCCGCGATGCAGAACAGCCCCCAGCGCCGGGGCGTGTGCACGCGCGTGTACACCACGACGCCGAAGAAGCCGAACTCGGCCCTGCGCAAGGTCGCCAAGGTGCGCCTGACCAACGGGTTCGAGGTCATCTCGTACATCGGCGGCGAAGGCCACAACCTGCAGGAGCACTCGGTCGTGCTCGTGCGCGGCGGTCGCGTCAAGGATCTGCCCGGCGTTCGTTATCACATCGTGCGCGGTTCGCTGGACCTGCAGGGCGTGAAGGATCGCAAGCAGTCGCGTTCCAAGTACGGCGCCAAGCGCCCGAAGAAGGCCTGA